In Syntrophorhabdales bacterium, the following proteins share a genomic window:
- a CDS encoding chorismate synthase: MNTFGRLFSVSILGESHGKCVGVLIDGCSAGLDLEAGDFTIDLERRRSGRPGTTARREDDIPSIMTGFFNGKTTGAPLLILIENKDVDSDAYEQIRTRPRPGHADLVAFQKFGGFNDYRGGGTFSGRLTAALVAAGVVAKKLLSPLSIQAQLVEVGGSTKIESAIEDAIRAGDSIGGIVQCKIEGVPAGLGEPFFDSVESLLSHLIFSIPGIKGIEFGTGFACSTMTGSHYNDAILTAAGKTRTNNAGGVSGGISNGNEILLRVAVKPTSSISKAQQTIDVETGLQQELTISGRHDACIALRVPVIVEAACAIVIADLMMIEQKIPRVLRR; this comes from the coding sequence ATGAATACCTTCGGCAGGCTGTTCAGCGTGAGTATCCTGGGCGAATCCCATGGAAAGTGCGTCGGAGTTCTCATTGACGGCTGTTCGGCAGGACTCGACCTGGAGGCTGGAGACTTCACGATCGACCTCGAACGGAGAAGGAGCGGAAGACCGGGCACAACCGCGCGGCGAGAGGATGACATCCCCTCGATTATGACCGGATTCTTCAATGGCAAAACGACGGGCGCGCCTCTTCTTATCCTCATTGAAAACAAGGACGTTGACTCTGATGCTTACGAGCAGATAAGAACAAGGCCGAGACCCGGCCATGCTGACCTTGTTGCCTTTCAAAAATTCGGCGGGTTCAACGACTATCGAGGTGGAGGAACTTTCTCGGGTAGGCTGACAGCAGCGCTTGTCGCGGCCGGCGTAGTCGCAAAAAAACTCCTGAGTCCACTCAGCATACAGGCACAGCTCGTCGAAGTAGGAGGCTCGACAAAGATAGAGTCTGCGATCGAAGATGCTATCCGGGCCGGAGACTCTATCGGAGGCATCGTCCAGTGCAAAATCGAAGGCGTGCCTGCGGGCCTGGGAGAGCCTTTTTTCGACTCGGTCGAATCTCTTCTCAGCCACCTCATCTTTTCGATACCGGGCATCAAGGGCATAGAGTTCGGAACGGGTTTTGCGTGCAGCACCATGACGGGAAGTCATTACAACGATGCGATACTTACCGCAGCCGGCAAAACGAGAACAAACAACGCGGGAGGTGTCAGCGGAGGGATCAGTAACGGAAACGAAATTCTGCTCCGCGTTGCTGTCAAACCCACGTCCAGCATTTCCAAGGCTCAGCAGACGATAGACGTGGAGACAGGGTTACAGCAGGAATTGACCATCAGCGGGCGCCACGATGCCTGCATCGCACTCAGGGTGCCCGTTATCGTGGAAGCAGCCTGTGCCATCGTCATTGCCGACTTGATGATGATCGAACAAAAAATACCACGAGTACTGCGGAGGTAA
- the aroA gene encoding 3-phosphoshikimate 1-carboxyvinyltransferase, protein MKFIKPSAVKGRVAAPPSKSMMGRALAAALLANGTSRIYNPSFCDDAMSALGIIKALGARIEAREGVLAIHGTGKQALIAKGTVLDCGESGLCMRMFTPIAALQDKEITLLASGSLGKRPMDMVEELLPLGASCTTDHGHAPIKVRGPMKGGHVSINGAVSSQLLTGLLMALPFCEQDSLMKVTHLKSSPYVQMTIGLLEKFGIRIEHDARFEEFFVKGNQVFLSSDYIVEGDWSGASFLLVAGALTGSVTVTGLDLRSFQADRAILQILTGAGASVQPEKDRITVRKGFLNAFECDATDCPDLFPPLVALASGCEGKSVIHGLHRLKHKESDRAAALASEFQKLGISIRMMGNALEVQGGNVREAMVDAHNDHRIAMSCAVAALRADGRVGVNGEESVAKSYPDFFSDLESIREAP, encoded by the coding sequence GTGAAATTCATAAAACCCTCAGCAGTTAAGGGGCGCGTGGCCGCGCCTCCCTCAAAAAGTATGATGGGAAGGGCTCTCGCAGCAGCCCTGCTCGCAAACGGAACCTCGCGCATCTACAACCCCTCCTTCTGCGACGACGCGATGTCCGCCCTCGGTATCATTAAAGCTCTCGGCGCCAGAATAGAAGCAAGAGAAGGAGTTCTGGCAATCCATGGTACCGGCAAACAGGCTCTTATCGCGAAAGGGACTGTGCTCGATTGCGGCGAATCAGGGCTCTGTATGCGTATGTTCACTCCCATTGCCGCTCTGCAGGACAAAGAGATTACGCTCCTGGCTTCAGGATCACTTGGCAAAAGACCGATGGACATGGTGGAAGAGCTTTTGCCCCTGGGCGCCTCGTGTACAACCGATCACGGTCATGCACCCATCAAAGTCAGAGGGCCGATGAAGGGAGGACACGTCAGCATCAACGGTGCCGTAAGTTCGCAGCTCTTGACAGGCCTCCTTATGGCCCTGCCCTTCTGCGAACAAGATTCTCTCATGAAGGTCACCCATCTGAAGAGCTCACCCTATGTGCAGATGACCATAGGTCTTCTCGAAAAGTTCGGCATACGCATTGAGCATGATGCACGCTTCGAGGAATTCTTTGTGAAGGGGAATCAGGTTTTCCTGTCATCCGATTACATTGTGGAGGGCGACTGGTCTGGTGCCTCTTTTCTCCTGGTAGCAGGGGCCCTAACAGGCAGCGTAACTGTGACAGGCCTCGATCTCAGGTCTTTTCAGGCAGACCGCGCCATCCTTCAGATCCTGACAGGAGCGGGTGCATCTGTGCAACCGGAAAAGGATCGCATCACAGTCAGAAAAGGATTCCTCAATGCTTTCGAATGTGATGCCACGGATTGCCCTGACCTTTTTCCTCCGCTCGTTGCGCTTGCAAGCGGATGCGAAGGGAAAAGTGTTATCCACGGACTTCACCGGCTGAAGCACAAGGAAAGTGACAGAGCAGCAGCGCTGGCATCAGAGTTTCAAAAACTCGGCATCTCTATCAGAATGATGGGCAATGCACTGGAGGTGCAGGGAGGAAATGTGAGGGAGGCTATGGTGGACGCGCATAACGACCACAGGATTGCCATGTCGTGCGCAGTGGCAGCGCTGCGCGCAGATGGGCGTGTGGGTGTAAACGGCGAGGAGTCCGTAGCAAAGTCTTACCCGGATTTCTTCTCTGACCTGGAGAGCATCAGGGAGGCACCATGA
- the pheA gene encoding prephenate dehydratase, with the protein MDLSEIRKAIDATDYEIVKLLNRRMEYALRLRRLKKGVVDSDREREVIEHVRRYSHNVTDPEFTERLYTTIIAESRRIQEKELSIIGFQGEHGAYSEVAAHAYAPALASIPCGSFHDVFRFVETGQLDFGIVPVENSLEGAITEVNDLLIDSDLKIVGEATIPVHHCLLALPEQDYREIRAVYSHPQALGQCRAFISRHKLEARPFYDTAGAAAMLREQKPAATGVIASGLCAELYNLEILKENVEDHTSNRTRFIVLARETLPEEGNKCSVLFSVMHRPGELFAVLKTLSDRGINMTRIESRPLRDDPGGYAFFLDFEGSDRDPRVVETLDEIRNRSKTFKLLGCYPRSRKE; encoded by the coding sequence ATGGATCTCAGCGAGATACGGAAAGCTATAGATGCCACGGACTATGAAATCGTAAAACTCCTCAACCGCAGAATGGAGTATGCGTTGAGATTGAGAAGGCTCAAGAAAGGCGTGGTCGATTCTGACCGCGAACGGGAGGTAATCGAACATGTCCGGAGATACTCTCACAATGTCACCGATCCTGAATTTACAGAGAGGCTCTACACGACCATCATTGCAGAGAGCAGGCGCATCCAGGAAAAGGAACTATCCATCATCGGGTTTCAGGGGGAACACGGAGCCTATAGCGAGGTCGCGGCCCACGCCTATGCTCCAGCCCTCGCGTCGATACCATGTGGTTCATTCCATGATGTATTCAGGTTCGTGGAAACCGGGCAGCTTGATTTCGGCATAGTGCCGGTGGAGAATTCTCTCGAAGGGGCCATTACCGAGGTAAACGACCTGCTGATCGATTCCGATCTTAAAATAGTCGGGGAGGCCACCATACCGGTGCACCATTGTCTCCTCGCGTTGCCCGAGCAGGATTACCGCGAAATCAGGGCTGTCTATTCGCATCCCCAGGCCCTGGGACAGTGTCGGGCTTTTATTTCGAGACACAAACTGGAGGCACGCCCGTTTTACGACACAGCAGGTGCTGCCGCCATGCTGCGAGAGCAGAAACCCGCCGCAACCGGGGTAATCGCGAGCGGACTTTGCGCTGAGCTCTACAACCTGGAGATTTTGAAGGAAAACGTTGAGGATCACACTTCGAACAGGACGAGGTTTATAGTGCTCGCGCGGGAAACTCTTCCCGAAGAAGGAAACAAGTGCTCTGTTCTCTTTTCAGTAATGCACCGGCCGGGTGAACTTTTCGCCGTTCTCAAGACGCTCTCCGACAGAGGGATCAACATGACACGGATAGAGTCCAGACCTCTTCGTGATGATCCGGGCGGTTACGCCTTTTTTCTTGACTTCGAAGGTTCAGACAGAGACCCCAGGGTCGTGGAAACTCTTGATGAAATCAGGAACCGGTCCAAAACGTTCAAACTGCTCGGCTGTTACCCGCGAAGCCGTAAGGAGTGA
- a CDS encoding aldo/keto reductase: MTKRDDAAINRRDFLRIGMAGAATIGLTGMGNLLSAAEAAPAPVYRTLGRTGLKVTTLSFGAMLTPEYEVIRAGFDMGINYVDTARRYLNGRSEDIVSKALDGIRDKVYVATKTRRESTTRDEIMKDIETSLAQLKTDHIDVIQLHGLENAKQVLNPEARAAYTKAREQGKVRFFGVSTHTNMAEVINAVVDDPDKFFDTVLVQYNFNSDPSVKQAMARAKTAGIGAIAMKIQMGGYKTREEVKAMTPEQAAANLKWVLQDTNVTCAIPGMRTVDQVKQMFPAMQAKLTDRDVRVIRQYAQAIAPYYCRLCGECEGTCPNGVAISVINRALMYAEGYKEFALAKATFDEAPRSSLCSSCEDCVALCVNGLNIAKKMRQAQSMFA, translated from the coding sequence ATGACAAAAAGGGATGATGCAGCAATCAACAGACGCGATTTCCTGAGGATCGGGATGGCAGGAGCTGCCACCATCGGTTTAACAGGCATGGGAAACCTCCTCAGCGCAGCCGAAGCGGCGCCGGCGCCTGTCTATCGCACGTTGGGCCGGACCGGGCTCAAGGTCACTACGCTCAGTTTCGGCGCGATGCTCACGCCCGAGTATGAAGTCATACGGGCAGGCTTTGACATGGGAATCAATTACGTGGATACGGCACGCCGCTACCTGAACGGAAGAAGCGAAGATATTGTCTCAAAGGCGCTTGACGGCATACGTGACAAAGTGTACGTGGCCACGAAGACACGCAGGGAATCGACCACCAGGGACGAGATCATGAAGGATATCGAGACGAGTCTTGCCCAGCTCAAGACCGACCACATCGACGTGATCCAACTTCACGGCCTTGAGAATGCGAAGCAGGTGTTGAATCCCGAGGCGCGCGCGGCCTACACCAAGGCCAGGGAACAGGGCAAGGTCCGCTTCTTCGGTGTGAGCACCCATACCAACATGGCAGAGGTCATCAATGCGGTAGTAGACGATCCTGACAAGTTCTTCGACACGGTGCTTGTGCAATACAACTTCAACTCTGATCCTTCGGTGAAGCAAGCTATGGCCAGGGCTAAAACGGCAGGAATCGGTGCGATCGCCATGAAGATTCAGATGGGCGGCTACAAGACAAGGGAGGAGGTCAAGGCCATGACTCCGGAGCAGGCCGCAGCCAATCTGAAATGGGTTCTGCAGGACACGAACGTGACGTGCGCCATCCCGGGGATGAGGACCGTAGACCAGGTAAAACAGATGTTCCCTGCAATGCAGGCAAAGCTCACAGATAGAGATGTGCGCGTGATCCGTCAGTATGCGCAGGCGATCGCACCGTACTATTGCAGGTTGTGCGGGGAGTGCGAAGGCACATGTCCCAACGGGGTGGCCATCAGCGTGATTAACCGTGCACTCATGTATGCCGAGGGGTATAAGGAGTTTGCGCTGGCAAAAGCGACATTCGACGAAGCTCCGAGGTCGTCTCTCTGTTCCTCGTGCGAGGACTGCGTGGCTCTGTGTGTCAACGGCCTGAATATCGCAAAAAAAATGCGCCAGGCTCAGAGTATGTTTGCATGA
- a CDS encoding DUF6599 family protein produces the protein MTHLIRMIRLLRCAPVVTAVLLFTFSSLFAAEKTIDDILPEECVQGWAMDGKVTTYTPDNLYKYIDGEAELYMPYGFRKAATVMYLKPGSADTGIVTNIFEMGSLLEAFGIYSNYRTPALEQVRIGAEGFADESQLMFYQDRYFVQIEASGSVTEGGFIFRSCAEAVSRNIADSKEKPRELQFLKVPEAVPLTEKYYASGLLGHGFFGKGFTGEVTIEKARAKSVLMLAGSEKAAAQVFTDYEKYLKESKVTPALARDKGGNILHAMDPLYKGVVLAQSGQYVVGVVGLKEPHDGDALIAELVKNLPKR, from the coding sequence ATGACACATCTGATTCGGATGATAAGGTTATTGCGCTGCGCACCGGTTGTTACGGCTGTGCTGTTATTCACTTTTTCGTCTCTGTTTGCAGCTGAAAAAACAATTGACGATATTCTTCCCGAGGAATGTGTGCAGGGCTGGGCCATGGACGGCAAGGTGACAACGTACACGCCGGACAACCTCTACAAGTACATCGACGGCGAGGCCGAACTGTACATGCCCTACGGCTTCCGTAAGGCTGCAACGGTGATGTACTTGAAGCCGGGAAGCGCTGATACCGGGATAGTGACCAATATTTTTGAGATGGGATCGCTCCTCGAGGCTTTCGGTATCTACTCTAATTATCGTACCCCCGCGTTGGAACAGGTAAGAATCGGTGCTGAAGGTTTTGCAGACGAATCGCAACTCATGTTCTACCAGGACCGTTATTTTGTCCAGATCGAGGCTTCAGGTTCGGTCACAGAGGGAGGCTTCATCTTTCGCTCCTGCGCTGAGGCAGTCTCGCGCAATATAGCTGACAGCAAGGAAAAACCTCGCGAGCTCCAATTCCTCAAGGTGCCGGAAGCTGTACCTCTGACTGAAAAGTATTATGCCTCAGGGCTGCTGGGTCACGGCTTTTTCGGAAAAGGCTTTACCGGAGAGGTGACGATCGAAAAGGCGCGGGCAAAGTCAGTGCTGATGCTGGCAGGGTCTGAAAAGGCAGCCGCGCAGGTCTTCACCGACTACGAAAAGTACCTGAAGGAATCAAAGGTCACGCCTGCACTGGCGAGGGATAAGGGGGGCAACATCCTGCACGCGATGGATCCGCTTTACAAGGGCGTGGTGCTGGCGCAGTCCGGTCAATACGTGGTGGGTGTCGTGGGCCTCAAAGAGCCGCATGACGGCGATGCACTCATCGCGGAGCTTGTCAAAAACCTTCCGAAGCGGTAA
- the aroF gene encoding 3-deoxy-7-phosphoheptulonate synthase: protein MKNLRLASLNGEGRTVVRVEGIPIGEGFTVIAGPCSVETERQTIETAHAVKKAGGHLLRGGAFKPRSSPYAFQGLGLKALKILRKAKGETGLPIVTEVIDARDVFWVSEYADMLQIGARNMQNFSLLKEVGRSHKPVLLKRGMNSTLEELLNCAEYILSEGNPHVVLCERGIRTFESYTRNTLDLTAVPALKELTHLPVIVDPSHATGRVSLIPPLSLASVAAGADGIIVEVHNNPEEALCDKEQALTPREFSDMMRRVSALHRFMDSMGTIDSTEVMAAGQ from the coding sequence ATGAAGAATTTGAGACTGGCCTCATTGAACGGCGAAGGCAGGACAGTAGTCCGCGTGGAAGGCATACCCATAGGAGAGGGATTTACGGTAATTGCCGGACCGTGCAGCGTGGAAACCGAACGGCAAACAATAGAAACCGCCCACGCGGTCAAGAAAGCAGGAGGCCACCTCTTGCGCGGAGGTGCCTTTAAGCCGCGCAGTTCGCCCTACGCATTCCAGGGTCTTGGCTTAAAGGCTCTCAAGATCCTCAGAAAGGCGAAGGGAGAAACCGGGCTTCCCATTGTGACCGAGGTCATTGATGCGCGAGACGTTTTCTGGGTAAGTGAATACGCTGACATGCTCCAGATAGGCGCGAGGAACATGCAGAACTTTTCCCTTCTCAAGGAAGTGGGAAGATCGCACAAACCCGTGCTTTTAAAGAGGGGCATGAACTCAACCCTGGAAGAACTGCTCAACTGCGCGGAGTACATCCTGAGCGAGGGGAATCCTCACGTCGTTCTCTGCGAGAGAGGCATTCGCACGTTTGAAAGTTACACGAGGAACACTCTCGACTTGACTGCCGTACCCGCACTGAAGGAGTTGACGCATCTCCCGGTTATCGTTGATCCCTCCCATGCAACCGGAAGAGTCTCTCTCATTCCTCCGCTGAGTCTCGCGTCGGTGGCGGCAGGAGCAGACGGCATCATTGTCGAGGTACATAATAATCCCGAGGAGGCTCTCTGCGACAAGGAGCAGGCTTTAACGCCTCGGGAGTTTTCGGATATGATGCGACGGGTCAGCGCCCTTCATCGTTTCATGGATTCGATGGGTACCATCGATTCAACGGAGGTCATGGCGGCAGGGCAATGA
- the aroB gene encoding 3-dehydroquinate synthase: MRSLQIAGTSGQSTVMVGEPLEHLTSYCGRAKKVIVTDTTVRALYGNLFPPCEVIETGIGERSKTLATVEKMYETFLRAEIDRSSLVLAIGGGLVCDVAGYAASTYLRGLRFGFVPTTLLAQVDASVGGKNGVNFKNYKNLVGTFTQPSFVLCDFSLLKTLSGPELRNGFAEAIKTAAIGDANLFSFFEAAWMEALSLDHGVIERIVYDSLSVKTRIVSLDEKEKGERRKLNFGHTIGHALESLGRLRHGEGVSIGMVAAATLSARRGLIPESDVERLRTLLERFGLPVTAHVDATAVREALRKDKKRENEEIHFVLLDGIGRARVAPVKVSELDGMLHDLC, encoded by the coding sequence ATGAGGTCACTACAGATTGCAGGCACCTCAGGTCAATCAACCGTCATGGTCGGGGAACCCTTGGAACACCTCACCTCTTATTGCGGCAGAGCAAAAAAGGTTATCGTGACGGACACTACAGTACGTGCTCTTTACGGGAACCTGTTCCCGCCGTGCGAGGTAATAGAAACAGGTATTGGCGAGCGTTCCAAAACGCTGGCGACTGTAGAGAAGATGTACGAGACTTTCCTTCGAGCCGAGATTGATCGTTCCTCTCTCGTTCTGGCAATTGGCGGCGGGCTCGTCTGCGATGTGGCGGGATACGCCGCATCAACGTATCTGCGAGGGCTCCGGTTCGGCTTCGTGCCCACGACCCTTCTGGCCCAGGTAGATGCCAGCGTCGGAGGGAAAAACGGGGTTAATTTCAAGAACTACAAGAACCTCGTCGGCACCTTCACTCAGCCCTCGTTCGTGCTCTGCGACTTCTCTCTGCTCAAAACTCTTTCCGGTCCTGAACTGAGGAACGGCTTTGCCGAAGCGATTAAGACCGCCGCGATCGGCGATGCAAATCTCTTTTCATTTTTCGAAGCAGCGTGGATGGAGGCTCTATCGCTCGATCACGGAGTAATCGAACGCATCGTCTACGATTCCCTTTCAGTCAAAACCAGAATCGTATCGCTCGACGAGAAGGAGAAAGGGGAACGAAGGAAACTCAATTTCGGCCACACCATCGGACACGCGCTCGAAAGCCTCGGCCGCCTGCGGCACGGAGAAGGCGTGAGCATAGGTATGGTGGCTGCAGCCACGCTCTCTGCTCGCCGTGGCCTCATCCCGGAAAGCGACGTGGAGAGACTCAGGACGCTTCTTGAGAGGTTCGGGCTTCCTGTGACAGCGCATGTGGATGCAACCGCGGTGCGAGAAGCCCTGAGGAAAGACAAGAAGAGGGAGAACGAAGAGATTCACTTTGTCCTGCTTGACGGGATAGGCCGCGCGAGAGTCGCGCCCGTAAAAGTCAGTGAACTCGATGGGATGCTCCATGATTTGTGTTAG
- a CDS encoding prephenate dehydrogenase, producing MRSKTSSRPKRIVILGAGRMGSWLARELSRNNEVAVYDSDEGKQTGLKSVVHLSHPGTIKGFRPEILINAVSLRQTLSAFEKTVPYLKRDCILCDVASVKGEIAEYYERIPFRFASIHPMFGPTFTDMKTLSEENGIIITDSCSEGRDFFQNFFRHLKVHIFEYSFKEHDRMMAYSLAMPFAASMIFAACVNTATVPGTTFKRHLSIARNLLSEDDQLLSEILFNPHCLSQLDRITSRLEFLKHIIKGQDYEEIVRFFKGLRENVGEQSENSSYP from the coding sequence GTGCGCAGCAAGACCAGTTCGCGTCCAAAAAGAATTGTTATTCTGGGTGCAGGCCGCATGGGTTCGTGGCTTGCACGGGAACTCTCCCGCAACAACGAGGTTGCGGTTTACGACAGCGACGAGGGAAAACAAACCGGCCTGAAAAGTGTGGTGCACTTGAGTCACCCCGGAACCATCAAAGGGTTTCGGCCTGAAATTCTTATTAATGCCGTGAGCCTTCGACAGACGCTATCCGCATTTGAGAAGACTGTGCCCTATCTCAAGAGAGATTGTATTCTCTGTGACGTCGCCTCTGTCAAAGGAGAGATCGCGGAGTATTACGAGAGAATCCCCTTCAGATTCGCTTCAATCCATCCGATGTTCGGCCCCACGTTTACAGACATGAAAACCCTCAGCGAAGAGAATGGCATCATCATCACCGATTCGTGCAGTGAGGGGCGGGATTTCTTTCAGAACTTCTTCCGGCATCTCAAGGTGCATATCTTTGAGTACTCCTTTAAGGAGCACGACAGGATGATGGCTTATTCGCTTGCCATGCCATTTGCCGCCTCAATGATCTTCGCCGCCTGCGTCAACACTGCAACAGTTCCGGGAACGACCTTTAAACGTCACCTGAGTATCGCCCGCAATCTTCTATCGGAGGACGATCAACTGCTGTCGGAGATACTCTTCAATCCCCATTGCCTTTCCCAACTTGACCGGATAACGTCCCGCCTCGAATTTCTGAAACATATTATAAAAGGGCAGGATTATGAAGAGATTGTTCGCTTCTTCAAAGGATTGCGGGAGAACGTAGGTGAGCAGAGTGAGAACAGTTCATATCCTTGA
- a CDS encoding (2Fe-2S)-binding protein, with amino-acid sequence MDEERKASAEEAKQKKSSMRVSRRDFLKGMATTAVAATITTFPGQSLPEAEAALPSGVKEALITLNVNDRAYRVKVKSNWTLLDVLRRELDLTGTKKACDHGNCGACTVIVDGKAVYACSLLAIGMDGKKIATVEGLREGEKLHPIQKAFSEQGGYQCGFCTSGQMMAAKALLDKNANPTADEVRMAMAGNLCRCGAYPKIIESVLSAAKKISAGA; translated from the coding sequence ATGGATGAAGAACGAAAAGCATCGGCAGAAGAAGCAAAGCAGAAAAAAAGCTCCATGAGAGTCTCCCGTCGCGACTTCCTAAAAGGAATGGCGACGACTGCGGTAGCGGCGACCATTACCACGTTTCCGGGACAATCTCTTCCCGAAGCCGAAGCTGCATTGCCTTCGGGAGTCAAGGAAGCGCTCATCACCCTCAATGTCAACGACAGAGCCTATCGCGTGAAAGTGAAGTCAAATTGGACCCTGCTCGATGTATTGCGACGGGAGCTCGATCTCACCGGAACCAAGAAGGCCTGCGACCACGGGAATTGCGGCGCCTGCACGGTAATCGTGGATGGAAAAGCAGTTTATGCATGCTCTCTCCTCGCGATCGGCATGGATGGCAAGAAGATCGCTACCGTCGAAGGCTTGAGGGAAGGAGAGAAGCTCCATCCCATCCAGAAGGCTTTCTCCGAGCAGGGAGGGTACCAGTGCGGTTTCTGTACCTCGGGGCAGATGATGGCCGCTAAGGCGCTGCTCGATAAAAACGCGAACCCCACAGCAGATGAGGTACGCATGGCCATGGCCGGCAATCTCTGCCGATGCGGCGCTTATCCGAAAATCATCGAATCGGTTTTGAGTGCGGCCAAAAAAATTTCGGCAGGCGCGTGA
- a CDS encoding type I 3-dehydroquinate dehydratase, whose translation MICVSLAEDSVASCMSALKRLDCAEIRIDVIRPTLDEVRSLFSQPKTLIATCRARAHPDKDRKKLLIAAIEAGAAFVDVEIESERNYREEIIAKAKAYNCRVIVSFHDHAGTPGRHVLDRIVDSCFEAGADIAKIACTVRLPEESARLLGLLDDSRKIVVIGIGDEGRITRIATPFLGSPLTFASLAKGKETAEGQIDNETLATLVAQLRKVILSS comes from the coding sequence ATGATTTGTGTTAGTCTCGCAGAAGACTCGGTGGCTTCATGCATGTCGGCCCTGAAAAGACTCGATTGCGCCGAGATACGCATCGACGTGATACGTCCCACGCTCGACGAGGTACGCTCACTCTTTTCACAACCGAAAACGCTGATCGCGACATGCAGGGCGAGGGCACACCCGGACAAGGATCGCAAGAAGCTCCTTATAGCCGCTATCGAAGCAGGGGCGGCCTTCGTCGACGTAGAGATTGAATCGGAAAGAAACTACAGGGAAGAGATTATCGCCAAAGCCAAGGCATACAATTGTCGCGTGATCGTATCCTTTCACGACCACGCGGGCACACCCGGAAGACACGTGCTTGACAGGATTGTCGATTCCTGCTTTGAGGCCGGCGCCGACATTGCGAAGATTGCGTGCACTGTCCGGTTACCTGAAGAGAGCGCACGGCTCCTCGGTCTTTTGGATGATAGCAGAAAAATAGTGGTTATCGGCATAGGAGACGAGGGAAGAATAACCAGGATTGCCACACCCTTTCTCGGAAGCCCTCTTACGTTCGCATCGCTTGCGAAGGGCAAGGAAACAGCAGAAGGCCAGATAGACAATGAGACGCTGGCCACGTTGGTGGCACAACTAAGAAAAGTGATATTGAGTAGTTGA
- a CDS encoding shikimate kinase, translating into MGNIYAVAGNPILASRSPRMFNAAFRELSLDAVYTRLAVTTAEEVITTAREAGIDGLNITSPFKADVIPFLDEVEEVAAKIRSVNTVVQQAGKFFGYTTDPAGVLGALKETSFEPAGKKTVVLGAGGAGRAAALALLSAGAEVVLVNRSLEKAEEAAGVLRCSVLPFERAEEALKGSHLLISTISSEQRVIEPGLLSRELTVLDANYSRPTALLQDAQRAGCNVVDGRLWLLHQALPAFGYFTGETAPLETMRKALMKKTWPVHRNIALIGLSGSGKSTVATELAALTGMSVIDIDSMVEEKAARSIAELFEKEGEETFRNMERTEVQKLWNISHAVVACGGGAILTKRNIQTIRSTSVPVWLWASPKTLLTRIADTGSRPLLHGEDPLARIEKQLGERRFFYASTADLLISTEGERPDEIAGRIWSEIHKTLSS; encoded by the coding sequence ATGGGTAACATTTACGCAGTAGCTGGCAACCCTATATTGGCCAGCAGAAGTCCGCGGATGTTCAATGCGGCGTTCAGGGAACTCTCCCTGGACGCGGTGTACACCCGCCTTGCCGTGACCACAGCGGAAGAAGTGATTACGACCGCCCGCGAGGCAGGCATCGATGGTCTCAACATTACCTCGCCGTTCAAGGCTGACGTCATACCTTTCCTCGACGAAGTGGAAGAGGTTGCGGCAAAGATACGTTCGGTTAACACTGTAGTACAACAAGCTGGTAAGTTTTTCGGGTACACAACAGACCCTGCAGGTGTCCTGGGGGCGCTCAAGGAAACCTCCTTTGAGCCTGCAGGAAAGAAAACGGTCGTGCTCGGCGCCGGGGGTGCGGGCAGAGCGGCTGCTCTCGCCCTTCTTTCAGCAGGCGCTGAGGTTGTGCTGGTGAATCGTTCTCTTGAGAAAGCTGAAGAAGCTGCCGGCGTCCTGCGATGCAGCGTTCTTCCCTTTGAACGCGCGGAAGAGGCGCTCAAAGGTTCCCACCTGCTCATCTCGACTATCTCGTCCGAGCAGCGCGTCATCGAGCCTGGCCTGCTTTCAAGAGAGCTCACCGTGCTCGATGCCAACTACTCCCGTCCAACCGCACTCCTCCAGGATGCACAGCGTGCCGGCTGTAATGTGGTTGATGGTCGCCTCTGGCTCCTGCATCAGGCTCTCCCCGCGTTCGGGTATTTCACGGGTGAAACGGCCCCTCTTGAAACGATGCGCAAGGCGTTAATGAAAAAGACATGGCCCGTGCACCGGAATATAGCACTGATAGGCCTGAGCGGGTCAGGAAAATCGACTGTTGCGACAGAGTTGGCGGCGCTCACTGGTATGAGCGTGATCGATATCGATAGCATGGTGGAGGAAAAAGCAGCCCGGTCGATCGCGGAGCTTTTCGAGAAGGAGGGAGAGGAGACTTTCAGGAACATGGAGCGCACCGAGGTGCAGAAGCTCTGGAATATTTCACACGCGGTGGTCGCATGCGGAGGAGGCGCAATATTGACGAAGCGAAATATACAAACGATAAGAAGCACCTCGGTGCCTGTCTGGCTGTGGGCAAGCCCAAAGACATTGTTGACCAGAATCGCTGACACCGGTAGCAGACCACTTCTGCATGGTGAGGACCCGCTGGCTCGCATCGAGAAACAGCTCGGAGAACGCCGATTTTTTTACGCGTCTACGGCCGATCTCCTGATCAGTACAGAAGGAGAAAGACCTGATGAGATTGCCGGGAGGATATGGAGTGAAATTCATAAAACCCTCAGCAGTTAA